In the Oryza glaberrima chromosome 6, OglaRS2, whole genome shotgun sequence genome, one interval contains:
- the LOC127775742 gene encoding uncharacterized protein LOC127775742 isoform X1, whose translation MSSFPPLSFLLVRRRSPEASAASTWAAAEVSGRRSGGYLPASKALRRRAGGIARQRPTPADQVGREAPPSVPAPVSTRAASPVSCCCYLCCRILAALHRWTSGMADGSFLDRMVSQLRSTCRYYTGHPKDLGPSRIIPFTSERQFVQLLHEGRPVVVAFTIKCTYTQHLDKVLEEAAATFHPHVKFVRVECPKYPGFCLTRQKNEYPFIEVFYNPEQAASPGKVVDPNVTKYSVKVLPFNYDQSMYGFREYFKKHGFKYFETN comes from the exons ATGTCCTCCTTTccacctctctctttcctcctagttcgccgccggagcccgGAAGCTAGCGCCGCGTCGACTTGGGCGGCGGCTGAAGTCAGTGGCCGAAGGAGCGGGGGTTACTTGCCCGCCTCGAAGGCTCTCCGCCGGCGGGCAGGCGGGATAGCTCGGCAGCGGCCCACGCCGGCAGATCAGGTGGGGAGAGAAGCTCCGCCGTCCGTGCCTGCGCCGGTTTCCACGAGAGCGGCGTCGCCTGTGTCCTGCTGCTGCTACCTTTGCtgccgcatcctcgccg CTCTGCATCGGTGGACGTCTGGGATGGCGGACGGTTCGTTTCTTGATCGGATGGTGTCTCAACTTCGGTCGACGTGCAG GTACTACACTGGACATCCCAAGGATCTAGGGCCATCAAGAATTATACCGTTCACGTCAGAGCGTCAATTCGTGCAGCTGTTGCATGAAGGCCGTCCAGTAGTTGTTGCCTTTACTATTAA GTGCACTTATACTCAACACCTTGATAAGGTACTGGAGGAAGCTGCTGCTACATTTCATCCGCATGTAAAGTTTGTTCGA GTTGAATGCCCAAAGTATCCTGGATTTTGCCTCACAAGGCAAAAGAATGAGTATCCGTTTATTGAAGTATTTTACAACCCAGAACAG GCTGCTAGCCCAGGAAAGGTGGTGGACCCTAATGTCACGAAGTACTCGGTGAAAGTTCTCCCT TTCAACTATGACCAGAGCATGTATGGATTCCGGGAATATTTTAAGAAGCACGGATTCAAGTATTTTGAAACAAACTAG
- the LOC127775742 gene encoding uncharacterized protein LOC127775742 isoform X2, whose amino-acid sequence MADGSFLDRMVSQLRSTCRYYTGHPKDLGPSRIIPFTSERQFVQLLHEGRPVVVAFTIKCTYTQHLDKVLEEAAATFHPHVKFVRVECPKYPGFCLTRQKNEYPFIEVFYNPEQAASPGKVVDPNVTKYSVKVLPFNYDQSMYGFREYFKKHGFKYFETN is encoded by the exons ATGGCGGACGGTTCGTTTCTTGATCGGATGGTGTCTCAACTTCGGTCGACGTGCAG GTACTACACTGGACATCCCAAGGATCTAGGGCCATCAAGAATTATACCGTTCACGTCAGAGCGTCAATTCGTGCAGCTGTTGCATGAAGGCCGTCCAGTAGTTGTTGCCTTTACTATTAA GTGCACTTATACTCAACACCTTGATAAGGTACTGGAGGAAGCTGCTGCTACATTTCATCCGCATGTAAAGTTTGTTCGA GTTGAATGCCCAAAGTATCCTGGATTTTGCCTCACAAGGCAAAAGAATGAGTATCCGTTTATTGAAGTATTTTACAACCCAGAACAG GCTGCTAGCCCAGGAAAGGTGGTGGACCCTAATGTCACGAAGTACTCGGTGAAAGTTCTCCCT TTCAACTATGACCAGAGCATGTATGGATTCCGGGAATATTTTAAGAAGCACGGATTCAAGTATTTTGAAACAAACTAG